Sequence from the Phragmites australis chromosome 6, lpPhrAust1.1, whole genome shotgun sequence genome:
ACCTTTTTTTCATAGATACTGTAAACTACTACTAATCTCAGCTATAACAAAATGATCATCCACCAAAACGGTTCTACGCAAATTTCAAATGGCCAAATATAAACATGTATGCATCCAGTGTTCCGAATGGATTAGTGGTGTATATATTATGTGCGTGGCTAGCATAACATATGATAGTACGTCTAATTATTGGCTCCATTACTAATCACATCATGCATTGGGGTGACTAAATTTAGTTATCCAACCTTATCCACCATTAGAGAGAtttagagaaagaaaaaaaaagacaagcaaACGCAATTGATTAATTATGGGCCCGTCAAATCAAAGAGATGGACACTGCATacagcgcatgcatgcatgtggatCTTGGGCGCTTCATAATATTCTTCGTCTTAATTATTCTCATATAGGCAAAGCATAGCAGGACACGACTAGTTTACTCGCATCCTAATTACTTGATGATCAAACTCAAAGGAAAAGGAACTAAATCACAACTGGGGAATGCAAGTTGCTTTTAGCTGAAGGCGCAATAATCAAGAACCACTAGCTAGCCTCCGCATCACACACGAATTAACATGGCCATGGAGGCATGGATAGATACATACATAGATAATTACAGTGGATAAATTAAACCGAGAAGTGACGGACGAGCGAGCGCATCGCCACATAAACATAGTAAAATGACACGATATTTGGGGTAGGGGTACTGATTAAGCTTGCTTGGTTGCTTAGTCGCGGCTCTTGAATGGGATGGCCCTGATGATCACCACATGGTACATGGCCGCCAGAGCAGCACCGATGAATGGGCCAACCCAGAAGATCCACTGCAAACCAAATTACTTATTGTTAACGGCCAGTCGTGATGGAAGTGGTCCAATCATGCACAGAATGAGTAGCTACTTACGTGGTCGTTCCATGCGTGGGACCTGTTGTAGACGATGGCGGCGCCGAGGCTGCGGGCGGGGTTGATGCCGGTGCCGGTGATGGGAATGGTGGCCAGGTGCACCAGGAACACCGCGAACCCGATGGGGAGCGGCGCCAGGATGGGCACGTGCGAGTCGCGCGCGTTCCGCTTCGCGTCGGTGGCGGAGAAGACGGTGTACACGAGCACGAAGGTGCCCACGATCTCGGCGCCGAGGCCGTCGCCCTTGGTGTAGCCCGGGTTGACGGAGttggcgccgccgccagcgctCATGTAGAGGCCCTGCTGGAACCCCTTGACTACGCCGGCGCCGCAGATGGCGCCCAGGCACTGCATCACCATGTAGAAGAGCGCGCGCGTCAGCGACAGCTTCCGCGCCAGGAAGAGCCCGAAGGTCACCGCCGGGTTGATGTGACCTCCGGAGATGCCGGCGGTGCAGTACACGAGCGCGAAGATCATGCCACCGAACGCCCACGCGATGCCCTGGATGCCCACGGTGCCGCACTTACTGGACGACTTGCTCACGCCCATCACCGTGAGGATGCTGATGTACAGGAACAGGAACGTGGCCACGAACTCGGCGATGCCGGCGCGGTAAAAGGACCACGACGTCAGCTCCTCCGCCTCGAACAGTGGCGCCGGGGGAGGCTCCATGTAGTCCTTGTCCTCGCCACCGCCCTGCGCCGCCGTGCCGATCGGCTGGCGCTCAGTGTAGCGGTTCGCGCCCACACGAACATCCTCATCCTTGCCCTCCATTGATTAtattcttgcttgcttcctagCTACTACCACGCTTGCTCCTCTCCGGTTGATTTGCTTGGTGTGTGAGCTAGCGGAGATGGCTGTGTGAGGTGAGGGAGGGAGTGGCTGTCAAGAGCTTTTTATAGCGGGAAGAGAAGGAAGGGGCCATCATTCAGGTCATCTTCTGGTGTGATagctttttcttgtttcttttttccGCCATTTCTCAATTAGTTTAGTGGATGATAGGGATTTGTTTTCTTAATTAGTGCTGATCTCTCTTAATTACTATGCGCAGAGTCTATATGTTTGTTTTCTATTGGTCTCTGCCAACTCATCTGCACAAGAGGTCCATGGCACACCTAGCAATTTAGTAGTTTCATCAGTTGATAATAGCAACTAGTTTTTTAGATGGGGATAAGGTTGGATTAGGGTCTAACAAAAATGAAATGATGGGCCGTGAGGCAGGGCGGCTTTGGGACGTAGCACCCTTTTAGTTTAAGTTGGTAGACACGGACAGAGTGGTCAGTTCGGGGCTTTATCCTTTCTGAGCTCATCTAGCTGTCTCGAGTTGTGTCAGTATTAGTATGTTAATCCCCCGATCAATCATAGCCAAAAACACAGCCAGGAGCTCAATAATATGATCGTTAACACTAACCACACATGTTCTTAATGAGCCCTAGGTTTAGTTTATTGTCTAGCAGTAATCCCTGTTTCAGAAAAACTTTTCCTCACTCAATTCAACAGCACAAGAAAGGTAAATGCACACTATCAATTTATTGCATCATAGCAAGACAATTTGAAATCATAGTAGCATATGTCAAGGCCGACTAATGCTGACTAATGGGGGGAAACAGCCACTATGGTAACAGCACCACACCCAGTTATTCAGACATCACCACATCATGCATGATCATGGATGGAATCCGAGGCACTAGACAACAAAGGCGACCAAACATTAGGCTATCCTTTACAAGGCAGGCACAACCGCCACTCGGATCACTAGCACGATGAAATGAATCAACGTAAGCGAGCAAACAGAAAAACAGGAGATACAACAGGGCCTGGACAAGGACAGCGATGGCATGGGACGGCAGCCGCTCCTTCATCGCTGGCCGCACACCGCGCCACCCCCAACTCCGACCTTAcctgaaccccccccccccccccaaaaaaaaaaacagactaGAAGAGGCATGGATTTAGAAAACTCGTCTCATGAGTCATGCATCACTACTTTCATACAGtatataaaagaaaatggcCATGGAAAACCCTGTATCAGTTCacaaatgatgatgatgatgcactgATGCATCCCCCAAACCGACAAAACCAGTAACCGCCTGCCACGTGTCCACCGGCAAGAGGAAGAATAGGTCCAGAGAAAACTGCAAAGTCCATATAGTGAACTGTGCATAAATCGACATCCACACAAGAGGCATGCCCCGGAGATACAGCAACCATACAGCAAGATATGCCGGTTCCAGAACAAGAATGTAAACACCAGTACATTCAAAAAATGCAAAGACCAGTATATGCTACTCGTGAAAGGAGTCATGCTCATCTTTGTATTCAGATCATCAGGCACACACTTCTGGGAAATACCGAGCTAATCCTACATTTCCCGCATTTACATATCTCAGTACTACTACAAAATGGACTGCTACTTTTTGATATTACGGAACCGCATTACAACGAGGTTCACAATATCGGAGCCTACTAAAGGTACACTCGAAATCAGTAGTCTTGGGCTTACGGCGAAGACCGTTACCGAATACAATTTACATAAGGGGTATCAGCAGCATTCTTCAGGCCCAAGCCCATGCTTACGATGATGAGCTTActggaacaccggagttcttggGGGATGGATGAGTAATTGAGTATGCGTACAGACTCTCTCTGGCTGTCCTCTTGTCCAGAGGTTTCTGAGTTCACCTCTTTTCCTGCCAAGTGCTAAGAAGGTACCTGCAGCAATTTGGTGGTTTATTAAAACACAAGTACATAACCAGAAGAAGCTGTGAAACTATCATCACGCACAAAGTATTACTTACCAATTGTGAAAGGCACAATGTAAAGAAGAGCTGGCTGGCCATGGCCATCCATAAGATTCAAGGCAACATATGTAATTAGGAGACCTAAAAAGGGCAAACACGGTATGTTAAACTATGGTGAAAAAACATCATGATATAATCAGCACAAGTTCTTCAAAAATGTTCAGATCCACATATAGGAAATTTTCAGTCATTTTAATGAGGCAGCACAAACAGAAACCATAGCCCCTTCACTGTGCATGTGCATCATGTCCTCCATGTTATGTTGATTCATAAGATATCACATGCTTTCACATAATTGACATGATAAAATCTATATATCAAATCAAGGTGGATTTGGTAAAATAATGAAAGTATATGCATCCCAAGCATTAACAGAACATGTTGCAATGATACAAACCAAACCTTTTTTCGCAGCTTTCATTTATGCAAAGGAAGCCATTTCAGTTAGATGCATTTTAGATAATGAGAAAATCAGAAAGTAGCAGGTGCAGCAACCAGCATCCAAGAACGGGGGGAGTAGTACGGTCCCCTTCGCAAGTCAGAGATTGTTAAGATGTAACCATATGCCAACAAGGTTAAATAATGATCGAAGTATTGTATCATTTGCAACAGTACCATGTGATTGTTCTTTGTTTTCTAATTTCCACATTTCAACTATCAAGCAAAACATGATTGTCACTCTATGAGCATAAGCATAGCATTTGAATGTGGTCTTACACAAAAGACCTCATTTAGAATTACTTTTATCTCTACCATCAAAAGTATCACATTCTTCCACATAGCATGACTTTTTGAATTCAAGATGGATGTGCCGGTACACAGTGCTTAAAAGTAGAAATGGAAGTAAAGATATATTACCAGAACCATAGGCCACCATTGACCACAAAAAGTAGCCAGATTGCAAGGTCTTCTTGGCAGCCCAATCATACCTAAACAGAGGGGGATAAAAGGTAACTTCAGAGTTCAACAACcttatatacttgataaatagTGCCAGATAAGTACTTAAAGAGGATATGACAAAAGCTGATTATTATCCAGCCTCTGCTGGCTGAAATTCGCATCTGACATACCCAGTAGTACTGACAGATGAATGCATGGCAAAAAAATTGCATACTAACCTTAATGCAAAAGCAATTAGCAGCCCAGGAAGAAGGATATCACCAAAGCCTATGATGCTATATCCACCCCATGGATCAAACATCCGTGGGATCTTTAACAGCATGGGTACACCATCTTCGTCGGTCTTATCACCACGAGCAACCTGCAAGCGGATCACAAGCATAACTAGATGTCTAGCAGATGGCAAATAGCAAAACACAAAGGTCATTTGTACGTACCACAATCATCACACTCTCACGGAACAACATCTTGGAGATAAAAACCCAGAAGATGTCATATAAGAAGGCACAACTCAGGAGGACAGAACCCACCTGACAGTAACCAGCAAGAACTGGTATCAGTACCAAACCCTTAACTGAAGGGAAAACATACACCAAGAGAAGAATAATTACCTTGAGGTTAGGTATTCTAACAATTTGGATTACAGTAACAATCAACGTAATACCCTAAAGGCCACAAAACAAGATATTAATGTGCACAGAATAAACTCAACAAAAGACATTGAAAACAAAGCTACACTTACAAGAACATCTTGCCCAATCCAAGCATAGGGCACATGGCGATAGACAGCCCACAAAACAGCAAATACAATGCAAAATGGGCAAACTGCCAATGTTAGGTATGAAACAGCTCCGAAAAATGGCACTTTCACAGATGATTCTGCAGCAGGTTTAAACCATCTGAAAGGTACCATGGCTTCCAGTCAGCAACAATAAcaacagcctttgtcccaagcaagttagggtaAACTAGAGAtgaacccacaagatccaactaaatagatgatgagaaaacaataatgataataaaggtactagtaatagtaaaaaaataaaagtaataatgtTACAAAGAGAcggatgcataagttatggttctgtcacatggattgctaacttccacatGCTTCCAGTCAACAACAGTAACAAAAATTCACATAGGTGTAAAGTCTAAAACTAAAGAGACAGCTAAGAAATGTCTATAATATGCATCTTGACTCAGAAAAATATAACGAACCTTGACAATAAGGCTACCAAGCATGTTTGCAGACCCTgcacaaaagaaaagaacatcacAGGAGCGCAAGAAATGGAAGAACAACAAACTACTATGAGTACCAATCAACAGAATCAAGGATGATCCATACTACTAGCTACACATTATCACACTTGGTCATTCAACAACCACCATAAAGCTCTTTGCTCAATTTTTGATAATTCCTACATGTGCAATGTTACAAATCACAGATAAAGATGGAAGTGAAAGCGAATTTTCAAAGCACATCAAGGGCTGACTAGTAACTATCCAGCAACACTCCATTTCAAACTGTGCTGCTTTGCGATTTGGGCAGTTTAGCTTTTGAGAGCACATAAGCACCGccctaattttataaattaaacgGTATCAAAATCCTATAGGGAATTCAGGCAAACAGTTGAAACAAACGTACGTAATAACAGAAAGAAAGATGAAATGATACACACCTCTACACCACCTATGCAAAAGATAACCACCAGAAGCTCCACAAACCAATGAGACATCAGCTTGTAGAGTGTTATCAAGAAGCATGATGCGATCACAACAAATAGTATTGCTGATACCATGTTGATATCTACCATACCACTAGAACTTCCAGCATCAAAGTTTGGTGGAATTTCATGGCCATCCTATACAAATACCGTATCGGTCAGTTCCTCTTTTCAAGTAGACAACACCAAGAATGAGAAATCAAACAAGATTGGCTTAGAACCTTCAGAAGCTTCTCTTGTTCAATATCTGCTTCTCGAGCACTCCATGCTGACCAGTATGATGCACACAGAATGGTACCGACTGCCATAAGCCATAGAAAAACCTCGGCCGTATCAACCAGAGGGCGATCAGGAGAATATAGCTGCACGGAAACTGAGAAATTGGAAAAGGGAAATGCACACCGGTTAGCTGTCTTACACTGAAACAAATACCCACTCTCAAGTCTCCAAGTTAgtgcataaataaaaaattagacaaGACGTAGTCACAAGGAATGGCAAAAGACATCAAACAATAGAAGACCTAAATTTTACCTTGACCATGTGAGAGATGCCCTTGTAAAATGGAGCCTGCATCTTTTGGCAGAAGAACTGCGGGTATACTAATATCTAGATCTGTTTCATTGTGATCACATACCATCTTGTATAACTCTGCAAGTGGATGAATGGCATGTGTTAACACTTAACACCAACAATATGTGTCAGAACATAGAAGACAAGTAAAGAACCATAGATGTGCTCATCTATATGCACATGCACATGGACTGCTAAATGTGTGTACATACAGCATAAATAACAAGTATCCTTGACATGGATAAAGGTAACAAATCAAACAAGGCATGAGTTCGGTCTGCATAGGAACCAAACGATTTAGGTTTTGCTGGGAGACAAGTCTGTCAAAGGCAAAAGGACCAAACAAAAGAGACTCGAAAATAGAAACTGCAACTTTgtaaaaccaagttttttttaaaaaaaaaagcagaaaTGAGAAAACACAGATGTTTGATCTCACTGTGTTGAGTCAGGCCACCGGAGCCTAATCTTACGGAATATGACTATGGACCttaggagaaagagagagaaacaccAAAAAGGGCTCTGACAAGATTATAAGGGTAATAAAAAACCATTCTAGTGGTGAAAAAAGGTatatgcatggtaagaacaaatcaCTGAGCTGATCCCATCCCTCACTTCATCTGCTGCTTACATGGTACTTCAACACAGGCCATAAGCAGAAAGAGTTGTATGTAGAACTTTACATGAAGCCATGAAGGAATTTCGTATACAATGCATACCGCGCTTATCATTGATGATTATAATGGCAGAAGCACCAGCAGATTCAGCAACCTTAGCTTTTGTAGTGAACTTACAGTTTCCCCTCTCCACTAACAAAACATCTCCAGCAACCTAATAAAGGAATAGGCAATCACTGGGTATAAAACACAATGAAAGAATGCCAAACAGCTAAATCATCATTTCCAGGAAGGCAACCTTCTCTCTGGGATGGGTGCAGCAATCAAAAGGGTCTGCTAGCAACAGTCTTGTTCGGTTAGCATGCTTTTCCTTCGACTCTATCGTGGGGCCAAACCGAGCACCAACACCAACAAATTCATCATTCTCTCTTTTGTTGACCCAGGTCTGCACTTTTACCTGATAACAATATGAGAGAAACCTGTGATTGTAGAGAAATAAAGCCAAAACAAATACAATGGGCAGCATAATTTTAAATGATAAAATCTACATAGCATTGCAACTTGCAAGACAAGAAGCATCAAAAAGTTGCCATGTGCCAAAGAAACCAAACATTCACCACTTCTTTCAGATATTCAAACTTCCGAAGTGCCAATAGCAACTGAACTTCAAGTAAATGTGCTTAACTTGTGGCTCTAGCTAATTACTAGGTTATCAACAAACCAATCATCTTAATCCTGGAAAGTGCAATGGGTCCTGGAACCAAGTTAACTAGCTAAACATAATGGACCTCAGATGTGGGAATACTGATCCGGATGGAGCACCATGATAAACATCTAATCATGATAACTAATCAGATTGGAGCAAGAAAAAGATAGCTAGACAGGTGCCAATTTATGAGTTCCAATGGATTTACAGAATTATATAAAGTAATCATAGCAATTCAATAGGACTGCAGGCTGCAGCAAGAAATGCAATGACCATGGATCAAAGTCTTTGAGGAGTTCGCAGCAGTTCTCATGTGGTCCCAAGCCATTAATATCTTGATGTGACACTAAATTTAGGGCATGCATGAGTAGCAAACATACCGTCTATGCGCCGCGCCTGCCTCCTCTCGCTCCCATGAGCCAAAGCGAGAGCCACCACTCAAAACCGCATGGACCCGAGCCCCAAATCGAGTCCCTGTCCTATCCCAAACCAAATCCCGAATCTATCTAGAGCGAAAATCGATCTGTATCTTTCTAACCGAATTGGATAGGGTCCGGCAAGCCGAATTCATGGCAATCACAACTGATTCGAGGTTTATCGCTTCACCCCACCTCCTCAAGCTGGCCTATATATATGTGGGAGGGCCCTAAGTCAAGGGGGATCGAATTTTGGCTCTTGTGCGGAAGCCCTGCTGCACTGAGTCCGTCGAAGCACGCACGTCATGAGCTTGCCATCGCCGGATTTGTGTCGCCACCGCCCGTCGGGTTCAGCTCGACCTACTATCCACCTTCGTTTGGTCAAACTGGGGAACCTCATGTGCTCACCTTCGGCCCGTGCCATCTTCACCGCCCCTCTGTTGTCTTTGCCACCAATGGACCCTCACCAGAGTTGTGCCGTTGGTGAGTCCTCAACCAcgatctcctctcctctcctaaAGGTGATTGGCCACTGTTTATGTTTTGTGCCGCCACCAGTTCAGCTTGCCCTCTGGACATCTCTCGGGTGGTGGCCAAGGTAGGGAGACATGCGCGTGCGTGCTTGTTGTTATGCTGCTGCTCTGGATGCTTGTACCTGGCCATCGCACCATGGTGCTACCGCACGTTTCTATCGCGCGTCGTTGTGCTGATTCATGCTCGGTCGTCCGTCTATGTGCCTGTCATCATGCCAATCGTTGTTGCACCATGCTCAGCTTGACCTCTTGCTTGCTCTTGGGCAGCCAAGTCGGGGAGCTACTGGCAGTGCCGCTATCGTGCCGTGTAGGTCGTATTTGTGCTTGGCTATCGTGTCATGAGCCGTTGAAGTCAACACTTCGGGAGTGTCATTGAAGCCAGTGCTCCAACCGCGCCGTTGAAGCTTACGCTTTGGCCGCGTCGTTGAAGCCAGCACTCTAGACGTTCCGTTGAAGTGGTGTGCTCCGACTGCGACGGTGGATTGGCATGGTCGTGTTCTGTTGACTAGCTAGTGTGCCATCAGTTCAATGTTGCAGTTCATTGATTTGATATCAGTTGTGTGGCTGATTTGGTATTGTTCCCCATCAGTACTTCCTCCCTATTGTTGGCCTAGGCGGTTATGCTCTTCCTGCTAATATAGATGTTGTGGTTTGCATTGTTTATGCTAACCCAGTCTTGCAAAGATAGGTTCATTTTGGTTGGATTGGGCACGTTGCTTCGCGAGGCACGGTTGGTCAATGCTTCGTTTATCACAAGCTGTTATTGCCCGTCTTGCTATggctcttatgttcttggcTTCCTTCTGGTAAGCTGATAGAAGGGTGATGTCTATGTTGTTGTCGACTGGATTATACTACTGTTGTGGGAGATGATTTATATCTTCCTTCCTTGTTATTTGTGAGCCCTCATGCTATCTTATTGCATAAAATGCAAGGCCTTTGTGGCCCACTGTGATCACCTTTGCCTTTGTGGCTACAACATGTGTGGTCGTCTGATAATGCTTATCACAGAGAATATGGTGCCCTTGCAGCTGATGCCTTCGTGGCTCGTTAAGTCGTTAGTGATTGCCCCGCATGCGTGGCTTTTTCCTTTGTGGCTAAGTTGCATGTCGCCTTCGGAGATGGCCGATGACGAAACATTCCGAGGCCCGAGGGAGTTAGTGTGCTAAGCACGGCGCTAAGCTCCTGGCCGCGGCCTAGCTGCCGCTACCGGTAAAAGCTACGCATCGTGCTGTGCTCCTAGCCCACCTCTTCCACTTACACTATACTGGGGCCGGTGATACGAGGCCAATGATGACGCAGTATGCATAAACAATCAATGAAGCAAAGCTAGACTGTCTTCCCGTCTTCCTTTCTTTTATTTCTAATGCTATTACTTTGCTTGATCTTTGTTGCATGTGCCTACAGTTTTTAGATTCGGAGACGACCTCGATATGACAACCGCCAGCGCAGCTTAATAGGAGGTAGCCTGAAgacgggcgtaattaaccgAAGATGCTTCACAAAGCCCCAGGAACCAAGACGAAACAATTGCTAGATGATGTATTATACAGTCAAATTAGCGTGTGCGTTGTGGAGTAACACATTGTGATAAAAGAAgttgtactttatgaattcgacatgaatgaataaagtttacatGTTTCTGTTACATTGTCCTCATGTCTTCCGTATACTTTCTATATTGGCACGCCCGcatattatcatattcaatgtTAAACATATTCGACGCAAGTTTCTCGAATGCGCAAAACACCATTTACCGACCAGCACAACAGGAAAATCTTCAATGTGAGAATTCCAGCCGCTTATAGTCATTTTTCTAGTCGAATAAGTTCAAAATAAAGGTGGACTCTACCTTCAATCAGATAACAGAGACAAACcaacaaatcaagcaatgtaaGAACTATAATTCCCAGGAGTGAAAAATCAAAGTTCTAAAACCCACCATTTCTGAAACATATAAAAACAATTAGCCTATATTATAGCATCCGGGCAATTTTTCATGTGGCTCGCGTTACACAAGCGTTTATGGAATCAGAGTGCCAACACAAACGAGGGGGGCATCCTGTCATGGATCGGGCTCTCACACCATCTCCCGCAAAATCAACCGCCGCTGGTCGACTGGTGGATGTTGCTTCGAGGCAACCCAAGCAAGGATCAAAAGAGAGGCTTCAGCTCTCTGTTTCTGCTGGTGTCTTGGACCATCTGAAAGAGCGCAATGGTTGAGTCTTCAGGAGCGCATCGTCTTTGACTGCGCAGCTAACTACCGCAATCAAGCTCGAGGTGGAACATTGGATCGCTGCTGGTGCAAGGCACCTAGGTTGTCTATTTATGCGATAGTAGGCTTAGAGTTAATCCTAGCTACTAGATTGCACGCCTCATTGTATAATCTATCAACCTGTAGCATGGGTCCTGCAGACATCTTGTACATTTCGCATTGCAATGGTCCTTGACCAAAACTTTCTTTCTTAATATAAAGATACACAGCTCTCCTGCATATTCTAGGTGGGCGGAGGGGGGAGAAGCATCCGGACAACCGATAAACCTGAGTGCTACCTTGATCAACTCAAAAATACGTTAATAGACTATAATCCCAGAATAAACAGCACTCTCAACGGAACTGCTCGAGCAAATTAATAATGAGAGCAACTCAACTAGACAGCAACCATACAACCATCCAACCGAAGCCTCCAAGCAGCTTGCACTCCGTAGCGGGATAGCCTACTCTAACAGATTTACTGATTCCGAACTCCTGTATGCAACACAGTACCGCGACCTAATCACCTCTTCCAGTCTCAGCAAAAGACGTTGCTGAGGTCCCATTCCACAAATCAAGAAACCGCCCTAATTTCCGAGATTCTAAACCCCCCGAATGCACTACTCCTAACCCTAGCTTCGCCCTAAACGCCCAAATCGAGACTCCCCCAACTTGTAACCCAAAATTTGGGTGCGCCAAACCCAAACCCTCGCCACCGATCAAGCTAATGGAAGCAGTGAAATGAACTGAACAAGCGAGCCAATCGATTACAGGAGGGCTGTACCAGCACGAAGTCGTTGGAGCAGCCGGGGATCTTCGGGGCCTCGTCGTCCTGGTGGACGATGTCGCCGGCGGCCGCCACGCCCGCGAGAGCCGCCAGCACGACCAGgaccgccgcggccgccggctcCGGCGACTTGCGGCCCATCAGCACCACCACGGCGACTGCGATTCAGTTTCGCGCGGATGTGTCTGCGTGCGAATGCTATGCGCCTCCCCCTCGCTTTTTCTTGGTCGTTTAAGCGCGCCTTGGTCTTACCGGCGGCTGCGCTACTGTTTGTGCTTCAGGCTCTGCACGTGAGCCCAGGCAAATGGATTTGCGGTAGGACCCAGCCGTCAGTGGCCTGTCCTCTTCGTGAGTTGCGTGTGTTCATGCGATACGGCACTGGCCAGGCACAGTTACGTTTTAATGAAAAACTGTGTTTATCCTTATCTAAAAAGTtgtttttaaaatagtttatcAGTtcctacaatatttttttaccttcttAGCATATAACTTCTCATAAAAATGTTCCTTACCGAGCTTCTcagttttaatttattttctttaaaagtagattttttatttctccAGAAGATACTTCTCTAGAACCTCATTTGTTTTGACTTCTGACAACAGTAGAAGCAGAattataagtaaaaaaaaacaccgagcagagcagagcacgcACACGCACGTCGCCACCCAAATGCACCGCGCTCGTGGCCATTCCAGTCATGCCTGAACCCCATGGAGCACGGAGGGGAAATTCAGGACCTTCTTGGTGCGGTTTTTCACGCGAAGCCATCTCTTCCTCGCTAGATTTAAGCTCCCCACGCCATTTTCCTCTTCTCCAACAGTTTCCTCCGTCACTCCACTGTTGACCTGCCATCACACCGCCACTCCGGCCCACCCGAGAGCTCGGTAAGCTTCCCTGatctcctctctcccttccgCACGCGTAAATTGGTATTTGGCTCGTCGCTGACGCACATGTCCGCGTAAGCCGCCCGCCCGCCATCGCCTCGGCGCATGTCGTCGGCCGAGCCGTAGCTAGCCCCATTGGCAACTAGGCATGCCTTTGCATCCACATATCTGCGTAGATTCTGTAGGCGTACTCAGTCAAGTCGATTAGGTCGCCGTTCACTGCCGATGAGCCAAACCGAGCCTCTGCCGTCCAATTGCTACCGGGTGCACGTCGCTGGCCGCTTTCCACTCATCGCTAACCGCCACGGGTGACACCAACGTGATCCTAGCGTCATGCTGGTTCTGGGGGTGTTCTCGGTTAGCCGGTTTCCACTATCGCTCGCCACCAGTGAGGTCCAGCCGAGCCCCCGTCGCTGTGCGCCATGGCCttgggtcaattttgacccgagtcaaataAGCCCAGGACCACAGTCAGCAACTCCGACTAGCCAGCTGCCAGTACAAAAAGGATTAGGGTCATTTAATAAT
This genomic interval carries:
- the LOC133920882 gene encoding aquaporin PIP1-5-like, whose amino-acid sequence is MEGKDEDVRVGANRYTERQPIGTAAQGGGEDKDYMEPPPAPLFEAEELTSWSFYRAGIAEFVATFLFLYISILTVMGVSKSSSKCGTVGIQGIAWAFGGMIFALVYCTAGISGGHINPAVTFGLFLARKLSLTRALFYMVMQCLGAICGAGVVKGFQQGLYMSAGGGANSVNPGYTKGDGLGAEIVGTFVLVYTVFSATDAKRNARDSHVPILAPLPIGFAVFLVHLATIPITGTGINPARSLGAAIVYNRSHAWNDHWIFWVGPFIGAALAAMYHVVIIRAIPFKSRD